A stretch of Nonomuraea africana DNA encodes these proteins:
- a CDS encoding ABC transporter substrate-binding protein has translation MLHRRISLGLVVSALLLVSACGGARDKATESGDAGAPRQGGTLHYALGADPPTLDIQQTTAGVVATVAYNVVEFLYVRDEAGANIPMLAEKAEPDGDSRTWTVSLRKGVTFHNGETMNSADVLASYERWAKISLMGAQVAKRLQSVKATDDSTLVFTFKEPFGAFLSAISINSQGLAIYPASVVKKSTDTKLAELVGTGPYKLDKHDPGRMIKLVRFDRYAALPGDGPRGYGGRKPQYLDAIEFTPVSNEGARLAGFEAGKYDLVHGSSADALLALEGSRKVVVEKVDPTGFQAMLINQKSPVTANEKLRKGIQAALDHNAILAAGLGQGNFRLDPSIQLKETQWHSEASKESYNVHDVAKAKQLIADSGYKGQPLRLVTSRDLVRFYNQAVVVEQQLKDVGLNVTIETYDWATALEHRDDPNGWELFITDFGVKNDPIEQPFMKLCAYVGWWCDAEAQRIVNELYEVGDQTRRIELTGRFQEKVYEQVPFIKFGDTGGVVAHSARTGGVTRQGGNSVLAWNVWLNRP, from the coding sequence ATGTTGCACCGACGGATCTCGCTAGGGTTGGTGGTCAGCGCCCTGCTGCTGGTCAGCGCCTGCGGCGGAGCTAGAGACAAGGCCACGGAGTCCGGCGACGCCGGAGCTCCACGTCAGGGCGGCACCCTGCATTACGCACTCGGCGCTGACCCGCCCACGCTGGATATCCAGCAGACCACCGCCGGGGTGGTGGCCACGGTCGCCTACAACGTCGTGGAGTTCCTGTACGTCAGGGATGAGGCGGGTGCCAATATTCCAATGCTGGCGGAGAAGGCCGAGCCCGACGGCGACAGCCGTACCTGGACCGTGTCCCTGCGCAAGGGCGTGACCTTCCACAACGGCGAGACCATGAACTCGGCCGACGTGCTGGCCTCCTACGAGAGATGGGCGAAGATCAGCCTCATGGGAGCGCAGGTCGCCAAGCGCCTGCAATCGGTCAAGGCCACCGACGACAGCACGCTCGTCTTCACCTTCAAGGAACCCTTCGGCGCGTTCCTGTCGGCCATCTCGATCAACAGCCAGGGCCTGGCGATCTATCCCGCCTCCGTCGTCAAGAAGTCAACCGACACCAAGCTCGCCGAGCTCGTCGGGACCGGCCCATACAAGCTCGACAAGCACGACCCCGGCCGGATGATCAAGCTGGTCAGGTTCGACAGGTACGCCGCCCTGCCGGGTGATGGTCCCCGAGGGTACGGCGGGCGCAAGCCGCAGTACCTGGACGCGATCGAGTTCACTCCGGTCTCCAACGAGGGCGCGCGGCTGGCCGGATTCGAGGCGGGCAAGTACGACCTGGTCCACGGCTCTTCGGCCGACGCGCTGCTGGCGCTGGAGGGGTCGCGGAAGGTCGTCGTGGAGAAGGTCGATCCGACCGGCTTCCAAGCCATGCTGATCAATCAGAAGTCGCCGGTCACGGCCAACGAGAAGCTGCGCAAGGGCATCCAGGCCGCCCTGGACCACAACGCGATCCTCGCCGCGGGGCTCGGCCAGGGCAACTTCCGGCTCGACCCGAGCATCCAGCTCAAGGAGACGCAGTGGCACTCCGAGGCGAGCAAGGAGAGCTACAACGTCCACGACGTCGCCAAGGCCAAGCAGCTGATCGCGGACAGCGGCTACAAGGGCCAGCCGCTGCGCCTGGTCACCTCCCGCGATCTGGTGCGCTTCTACAACCAGGCGGTCGTGGTGGAGCAGCAGCTCAAGGATGTCGGGCTGAACGTGACGATCGAGACCTACGACTGGGCGACCGCGCTGGAGCACCGCGACGACCCGAATGGGTGGGAGCTGTTCATCACCGACTTCGGCGTCAAGAACGATCCGATCGAGCAGCCGTTCATGAAGCTGTGCGCCTACGTCGGCTGGTGGTGCGACGCCGAGGCCCAGCGGATCGTCAACGAGTTGTACGAGGTCGGTGACCAGACGCGTCGGATCGAACTGACCGGGCGGTTCCAGGAGAAGGTCTACGAGCAGGTGCCTTTCATCAAGTTCGGTGACACCGGCGGTGTCGTGGCGCACAGCGCTCGAACGGGCGGCGTCACCCGGCAGGGCGGCAACAGCGTGCTCGCCTGGAACGTCTG